The Paraflavitalea devenefica genomic interval TGCTGGATATCAAGATCATATTCCTCACTGTATTCAGTGAGAAAACACATAAGGCCGCCTTTTAAACAGCTTTACCCCTTATACCGTAGAATAAAAACGGGGCATTTAGCGATAAATGCCCTGTTGCCTTTTATGCCCTACCCACCCATCCTTCTCCCTGGTAATCAACATTTTTTCAACGGGCCGGGGGGTATTACTGTTAATACCTTAACTTCGCTCAATTTTTTGAACAATGACCTTGCTCATACAACAGGCTTACATTACAGATCCATCCTCACCTTTTCATGAATCCAGGCAGGATATACTTATTGAATCAGGCATTATTAAAGACATTCAATCCCGTATTGATGTAAAGGCCGGGCAGGTGATCGCCGGAGAAGGGCTCAACGTGTCGCCGGGTTGGGTGGATGTATTTGCCCAGTTTGCCGACCCTGGTTATGAATACAAGGAAACGCTGGAAACAGGCGCTGCCGCAGCAGCAGCCGGCGGCTATACGGATGTATTGGTCATCCCGAATACCAAACCGGTCATCGACAATAAAATACAGGCCGAATATATAACGCAGAAGTCCAAAAGCCTGCCGGTGAACGTATACCCCATCGGCGCTGTATCGAAGGGCACGGAAGGAAAAGACCTGGCAGAAATGTATGATATGCGCGCCAGCGGCGCTATAGCCTTCAGTGATGGCCTCCACCCTATCCAGAGTGCCGGGCTGCTCATGAAAGCCCTGCAGTATGTGAAAGCATTTGACGGGGTCATCATCCAGATACCCGACGATAAAAGTGTAGGCGCCAATGGGCTCATGCATGAAGGGATCATCTCTACCCAACTGGGCCTGCCGGGCAAGCCCATGATGGCAGAGGAACTGCTGGTGGCCAGGGATATCAAGCTGGCCCGTTATACCGATTCTAAACTGCATTTTACGGGGGTTACTTCTCCCCGCTCGCTGGAATATATCAGAAGGGCCAAAGAAGCAGGACTGGCCGTTACCTGTTCTGTAACACCTTACCACCTCTTCTTTACCGATGCCGACCTGCAGGAATACGATACCAATCTGAAAGTATATCCGCCCTTGCGCACGGCCCATGAAGTGGGCAAGCTGAAAAATGCCATCCTCGACGGTACTATTGACTGTATTGCCACGCACCACATGCCACATGAATATGACAGCAAGGTGCTGGAATTTGAATATGCCAAGTATGGCATGACGGGCCTGGAAACAGCCTATGCTGTACTAAAGACTGCCATGCCCGATGTACCGGAAAGAAAATGGGTGGAGCTGTTGAGCACCAATCCCCGTAAGATCTTCGGGCTGGAGCCCGTTTCCCTGCAAAAAGGGGCCCGCGCCTGTATTACGGTGTATGAACCGGCCGGGAAAACTACTGTGGAAGAAAAAGGGTTCCTGTCCAGGTCAAAGAACTCCGCCTTTATCGGCAAAACACTCAATGGAAAAGTACGGGGTGTTATTAATGGTGAAAAAATAAGTGTGAGCAGGTAAAACTATGCGTATGGAAACGACATCCCGGAAAAGCGCTACAGGCCCCCTCTTTGGTTTAATTGCCGGGGTAGTGATGTGTGGCTTCATTTTTATCCTGTACAAAGGAGGCCTGCAGCTTTACATGAGCAATACCGCCCGTGCGGGTTATGTGGCCATCATTGCTATAGCAGTGATAGCAGGGCTGCGTGAAAAGAAACGGAATGGCGGCTACCTGTCGCTGAGTGAAGGACTGAAAGTAATATTCATGGTGTTTGCACTGGGATCGCTGTTACAAACGGTCTTTACGCACATACTGCTTTCTTATGTTGACGTGCCTTTTGGGGAAGCGAGCAAACAACTGAGCATAGAAAGATATGTAGCCTTCATGAAAAGCACAGGCGCCAGTGAAAGCCAGGTAGAAGACTATATCAAAAACGCCAATGATCCTAAAAACGATACCTTCATGGCCACCCTGTTATCTTACTGCATCTTTTGCATAGGGTACTTTGTGGTATCGCTCATCATTGCGGCCATCATCCGGAAAAAAAGACCACCATTTGAAAATTCCTTTAACCAATAATATGGACCTTTCTATCGTAGTGCCATTACTCAATGAAGAAGAATCCCTGCCGGAATTGTGCGCCTGGATAGAACGGGTAGTGAATGAACACCACTATACCTATGAGATCATACTGATTGATGATGGCAGTACCGACAATTCCTGGGAAGTAATAGAAACCTTGTGCCAGGGCAATCCACGCATCAGGGGCATCCGCTTCCAGCGCAATTATGGTAAATCCGCTGCCCTGAATGAAGGCTTTAAAGCGGTACAGGGCAATGTGGTGATCACCATGGATGCCGATATGCAGGATAGCCCGGATGAAATACCCGGACTGTACCGCCTCATTGCAGATGATGGCTATGATATGATCAGCGGCTGGAAGAAAAAAAGATACGATAATACACTCACCAAGAATATCCCTTCCCGCTTTTTTAACTGGAGCACCCGCCGCATCTCGAAGATCCCGTTGCACGACTTTAACTGCGGGCTGAAATCCTATAAGCGGAAAGTGGTGAAGTGCATTGAGGTATATGGCGAAATGCACCGCTATATCCCTGTATTGGCTAAATGGGCCGGCTTCCGGAAGATCGGGGAAAAAGTAGTGGAGCACCGCAAACGTAAATATGGCACCACCAAATTTGGCTGGGACCGCTTTGTAAATGGCTTCCTCGACCTGGCTTCCATCATGTTTGTGAGCAAATACGGGAAACGTCCCATGCACTTCTTTGGACTGATAGGCAGTATCTTCTTCTTCATCGGGTTTGTAATGATCGTGATCCTGGTGATAGGAAGGATCACCGAACCCGGCACAGGACTTAGCAATCGCCCGCCTTTCTATATATCTTTAACATCCATGATTATAGGTATACAACTCTTCATGTCGGGCTTTTTGGGAGAGCTTATTGCCAGGAATGCGCCCGGCAGAAATGCCTATCTTATTGAAAAGAAAATAGGCATTGAGTAATGTCGCAGAAAAAAGTCATTATTATTGGTCCCGGCCATCCTTTACGCGGAGGCTTAGCCACTTTCAACCAGCGTTTGTGCAAACAATTCCTGGATGAAGGACACTCCTGCTGTATCTATTCCTTTTCCCTGCAATACCCTTCCTTCTTTTTTCCCGGCACCACGCAGTATTCATCTGAGCCGGCGCCACCAGGCCTGGAAATCTATTCCGTGATCAATTCCATCCATCCGCTCAACTGGATGCAGGTGGGCAATGCCATCAGAAGAATAAAACCTGATATTATACTCGTACGATACTGGCTGCCGCTGATGGGACCTGCCCTGGGCACCATACTCCGGCGGGTAAAAAAGAATAAACATACCCGCATTATCGCGCTTACAGACAATGTGATCCCGCACGAAAAGCGGCCGGGCGATATTCCTTTCACCCGCTACTTCCTGAAGTCCTGCGATGCATTCATTACCATGAGCGAAAAGGTGATGCAGGACCTGCGGCAGTTTGAACAAAGCAAACCGGCCCGCCTGGTGAACCACCCCCTGTACGACAGCTTTGGCGATGCTATTCCCAAAGAAACCGCCCGCCGGCACCTGGGTATTCCACAAGAAGATAAAATACTCCTGTTCTTTGGGTTCATCCGTCAATACAAAGGGCTGGACCTGTTGCTGGAAGCAATGAAGCTCCTTAAAGACAAAACCGGGAAGTCAGGCCCACTCAAATTACTCGTAGCCGGTGAATTTTACGAAGATGAAAAACCTTATCGCGAACAGATACAACAACTGGGCATTGACAATATGCTCATCCTGCGTACCGATTTCATCCCGGATAGTGAAGTAAAATATTATCTGTGCGCAGCCGATTGTGTGGTGCAGCCTTATCGCAATGCCACGCAGAGCGGCGTTACGCCGCTGGCGTATCATTTTGAAAAGCCCATGATCGTTACCAATGTAGGCGCCTTGCCCGCCCTGGTGCCGCATGAGCAGGTGGGCCTGGTATGTGAGCCGGAACCTGCCTCACTGGCAGCCGCTATAGAACGTTATTTTGAATGGGGCGAACAACATTTTATACCGCAGTTGCGGCAGGAAAAAGAAAAGTATTCCTGGCACAACCTGTTAGCCACAATCCTGGAATTATCTGAGCAAAAAACAACCTAATTTCGCATACTATGTACCGGAGTAAAGCACCTTTAAGGATCGGATTAGCTGGCGGCGGCACAGATGTAAGCCCTTACTGCGATCTCTATGGCGGGGCCATCTTAAATGCTACAATATCCCTGTATGCGTATGCCAATATTGAGCCGCTCAATGAGAATACGATCATCCTGCAAACGATGGACAGGCAGGAAGAACAACGTTTTGAGCTTGCCCCTCAACTTCCGCTGGATGGTAAGCTGGACCTCTTAAAGGGCGTATACAACCGGCTGCAGCAGCAATATGCTTTTCCGCTTACCGGCTTCAGGCTCTCTACTTTTGTAGATGCACCCGCAGGATCGGGACTGGGCACCTCCTCTACCCTCGTAGTAGCCATCCTTGGCGCCTTTGCCGAAATGCTGCGGCTGCCATTGGGAGAATATGATGTGGCTCACCTGGCATATGAAATTGAACGCAAAGACCTCAATATGGCCGGCGGCCGGCAGGACCAATATGCCTGTACTTTTGGCGGCGTAAACTACATGGAGTTCTATGCCGATGATAAGGTGATCGTAAATCCGCTGCGTATCAAACAACAATACCTGTTTGAACTGGAGAATAACCTGGTGCTGTATTATACTTCCACCAGCCGTGAATCGGCAAAGATCATTGAAAAACAGAGCCAGAACGTAGTGAATAAACAGGAGAAGTCCATTGAGGCCATGCACCAGCTCAAATACCAGGCCCAGCTTATGAAAGAGGCCCTCTTAAAAGGAAGGGTGCATGAGATCGGAGAGATCCTTGACTTTGGTTTTCGCCAGAAGAAACAAATGGCCGAAGGCATTTCCAATACCCAGATTGATGACATCTATGAATCGGCCATCAAAGCAGGCGCCACAGGTGGCAAGATCTCCGGGGCCGGCGGCGGCGGCTTCATGACCTTTTACTGCCCCGGCAATACGAAATATACAGTTATTGAAACCCTGGCAAAGTTTGGAGGAGTAGTAAAACATTACCAGTTCACCAACCATGGCATGACCTCCTGGACTATTTAATAATAATAGCTTACTATTACGTTATGCAAGACAAAATAAAAAAGATCGTCAGCGAATCCATAGCCGTCAAAACCAGTGTACTGCAGGATGCCACCATCCTGAAGACAACAGAAGCCATAGTGGCTGCGATGGTAGCCGCCCTCAAAAACGGCAATCATATCTATTTCTGTGGCAATGGAGGCAGCGCCGCCGATGCACAGCACCTCGCGGCAGAATTCTCCGGCCGTTTTTATAAAGACCGGGAAGCATTGCCTGCAGAGGCCCTGCATTGCAATACCTCCTATTTAACAGCCGTGGCCAATGATTACAGCTATGATGTGATCTTTGCCCGCCTCATTAAAGGCATCGGTAAAAAAGGCGATTTCCTGGTGGGCCTTTCCACTTCCGGTAATTCCACCAACATCATGAAAGCATTTGAAGTAGCCCGGGAAAAGGGGATCATCACGGTGGGCTTTACCGGTGAAACCGGTGGCAAGATGAAAGACCTGAGCGATTACCTCCTCAATGTGCCTTCCAAAAATACGCCCCGTATCCAGGAGAGCCATATTATGCTGGGACATATCATTTGTGAACTGGTAGAAGAACAGTATTTCGGATAAAAGCTTATTGTTGCAGGCTTATGGCTGATCTCATCAAAGAATGCATTATCCTGGCCGGAGGGCTGGGTACCAGGCTGCGAAGCGCTGTGCCCGATCTGCCCAAATGCATGGCCCCTGTAGCAGGCAGGCCCTTTCTCTCTTATGTGATTGATTATTTCCATCAACAGGGTATTGAACGGTTCATCTTTTCGCTGGGGTACATGCACGAAGCAATAGAAACATTCCTGCATACACAGTACCCGGACCTTAACGTTGCCTGTACAATTGAAGAGGAACCACTGGGCACCGGCGGCGCCATTAAACTGGCCTGCAGTAAGGCACTGCAACGGGATGTATTGGTGCTGAACGGCGATACCATTTTCACCATACAGCTTGAGCAGTTGTCTGCTTTTCACTATAGCCATGCTGCCGATTGCACGCTTTCCCTGAAACCGATGCAGCAGTTTGACCGGTATGGCGTAGTAGAGCTGGCCACCGATCAGCACATCAGTAGCTTCCGGGAAAAGCAGTATTATGATGCCGGCTACATCAACGGAGGCGTATATGCCCTGCAGGTACCTTCCTTTTTGCAGGAAGGCCTGCCCGCAAAATTCTCCTTTGAAAAAGATTACCTGGAAAAGCTGTACGCCCAACGGAAAATATATGGCGTAGTACAGGATGAATATTTCATTGACATTGGCATACCTGCCGATTATGAAAAAGCAAACCGGGAATTTAAAGAACTGAAGTTCTGACAATGAATACAACAGTCATTGATCCGGAATTTCCGGCTCAGCATTCCCGATGCGCAACGTTGAACCATACAAACATGCTCGATCTCACACAAATAGACAAAAGCTGGACCCTCTTCCTCGACCGTGATGGCGTTATCAATCATGAAAAGTACCAGGATTACGTGTACAACTATGAGGAATTTATTTTTTATGAGGGGGTGCCGGAAGCCCTGAAAACGCTGGCCAGCCGTTTTGGCCGTATTGTTATCACCACCAACCAGCGGGGCATTGGCAAAGGGTTGATGACCGAAACCGACCTGCACCAGATACATGCCCGCATGCTGCAGGATATAGCAGCAACCGGCGGGCGCATTGACAAGATCTATTACTGCACCTCGCTGGATAATGACCATCCCAACCGGAAACCCAATCCCGGTATGGCCTGGGAAGCTATAAAAGACTTCCCGGAGATTAACCTGCAAAAATCCCTCATTGTTGGCAACAATATCAGCGACATGGAATTTGGCCGCAATGCCGGCATGCATACCGTATTTGTAAAAACCACCCACCCACAGCAGCCTTTACCCAACCCGGCGATTGATTTAGCCGTCAATGGTTTACCGGAATTTGCAAAAGCTTTGCAATTGACATAAAATTTTAACCAGGCTTTTGCGTTCCTTGAAGGGCACTGTTATACCTTTGCCCCTTTACCTATCACGTTGATTGTACTTATATTATGAATAACCGGATAATAAAATACTTATCTGCCGGCCTGCTTTTACTCGCTACCTTCACTGGTAGCAACCACCTGCAGGCACAAAAGATAGCGGCTGCCGACAAGGCTGTTTTGCAAAAAAAGGAAGACTCTTTACAACTATTTTCGGCCCGCATGGTATTCGACTCCATTACGGCCAACAGGTTCCGGGCCGACAGCTTATTTGTAAAAAGCTTTGTAAGGGCCCTGCTGGTAAAGAACTCCTTCTACTACCCTTTTGATTCATTGAACATCTCCAAACTGTATGCGCCTGACAGCAGTTTCCGCATTTTCACCTGGCAGATGAAGAAAGATGAATATATATACCACCAGAAAGGCGCTATACAGATGCAAACAAAGGATGGCTCCCTGAAATTATTCCCCTTGTTTGATGTGTCTATGTTCACCAGGAACCCGATGGACTCCGTGCGCACCCGCCTGAACTGGATTGGCGCCATTTACTACCGCATCATTCAGAAAGAGCACAATGGTAAAAAGTACTATACGTTGTTTGGCTTTGATGATTTCAGTGTCAACAGCAACAAAAAATGGATGGAAGTATTATCCTTTAATGAAAAGGGCGAGCCGGTCTTTGGGGGTCCCTTCTTCTCTTATAAGGATGATTCCGTCAAAAAACCGGTACAGCCAAGATTTAGTATTCAATACAAGAAAGAGGCAAGGACCTTCCTGAATTATGATCCGGAATTAGACGTCATACTCGTAGATCACCTCATCTCAGAAAGTGATGAACCGGAAAAGAAATGGACCTATATACCCGATGGCGATTATGAAGCCTTCAAATGGCAGAACGGTCAGTGGGTGCACGTCAACAAACTCTTCAACCAGATGAGGAAGGACGGCGATTTCCCGAAAGAAGCATTGATCTATGATGATGCCGGCAATGCCAATGAGCGCCAGTTGGAAGAAGCTTCCCAACGCAACCTGGAGAAAGCAAAGAAACAACCGGCGCCACCGAAGAAGAAAGGCAATTAGGTTACGGGTTTCGTGTTTAGTGTTCCGGGTTGCTACCGCAAATCGGGCAGACAGACAATTTCGTTACAACCTGATTTGGTAAAAAGCCGCAAACAGCAACTCTATCTTTTGTCAACAGCTTACACCTAAAGAACCCGAAACCCAAAACTCCAAACCCGAAACGCTTACTGCCCAAGTAATTTATTCTTAGCCTTGTTGTATTCTTCTTCAGTGAGTATCCCCTGCTGCTTAAGCTGGAACAGCTTTTCCAGTTCAGAAGCTATATTATGAGTGGGAGCGCCCACGGCTGCACTGGTAGCAGTGGTAGTGGTAGAAGCCCATCCCATGGCTGCCGCCATTTGTTTGGCCTGGCTGGTCAGTTGCAGGTTCTTGTATTCTGACTGGGCCAGTGTGATCGTATCTTTCAGCCGTTTGGGACTATGCACATTGTAGTAATCGGTGGCGCCTATTTCTGCAGCGGTCTGTATCTCCACATGACCGTAGTTAAAAATGCGCCCCCATATCGTCTGATCGTAGGATACATTATTGATCTTTTCCAGGGGGCTCTCCTTGGCATAGTGGTTCAGCAATCCTGTTTCATCAATCACCCGGTAATTGGTAACCACCCAGATATCCACTTTCCAGCTCCACCAGGCAAACAGGCAATACAAGGCGCCTGCCAGGGCAGCAATCCATCCCCAATACTGTACAAAGCCGATTAAAACAGACGCAGCAATACCTGTTACCAGCAGCAGTACCGGCACGATCAGTTGCAGCCAGCTTCTGTGGGTAACCAATAATATAGTTTCATCTTTCTGAAGGGGTGTCCGCATGGGAAATATTTAGATAATAAATGTAATACTTTCTATTATGTCAGGCTGAGCCCGTCGAAGCCTCTTTACAACTTTTAACCTTTTTACCTCGTTGCCTCTACACTTACCGGTAACAAGCCTGCCTCGCCAGCCATTCTTTTATCAATTTATTCCACTTATCCTGTATAGCATGGTTCATGCCATGACGGGTTTCTGTATCATACTGCTTTTGCAGGGCACTCATCTCCTGTTGCTTCTGAGCAGCGATCAGTTCCAGCGTTTCAAGGTAATTACTCTTTGTAAGCTTTTGCTGCCGCATGGTATCGGCCAGCTCACAGGCTTTAATAGCGGTAATATCAAAATGCCCCTGCTCATGCATGAGCACCTGCGCATTGTCGTGGTATTTTTTAAGGTACCAGGACTTCCTTTTATCAAAATAGGGCGTGATCAACACATGCACCCTGATCAGTCCGTTATCGAAATCCGTGGAATATCTTACTGCGATAGCGTCGGCCGTGCTGGCCGCTGCGCGGGAAAGTTCATCGGGCGTTGCCCTGAAATCATAGGGTGTTAAAAGCCGGGCCGGTGAATAACCCAGGAGGTTGGTGTCTTTGGGAGTAGGCTCAATCGTTACCGTGAGCGTAACCGGCGCATCGGATGAATAGATCAACTTATTCTTCCCCCACCAGTTGTCAAATTCCAGCAGGCTGTTCCGGAGGTTCTGGCGCACCAGGTCTTCTATATGCCTGAAAATATCGCCCATCGTTTGCACTTCTCCCCGACCTCTGTATTCAGTAATCTTTGTGCCTTTTACAAAGAAAGCAACGGTCGTAACCGCTTCTATTTTTGTTCTCAGGCCGCTGGCCAACTCCTGTATGTGCAGTTCAGTAATATGCAGTTCTACCGCAGTGGAGGTGGTATCCTGGCCAAAACTCTTGCGAATGAGCCCGCTGATGGCAGTGGCGGTTCCCTGTTCAAAACTAATAGCCGTATTCTTCTTCCCGAATACGCCTGTCCTGAGCTCACCGATCGTAGCCGTATCGGCCCGGTCGTCTGTAACGGTAACAACATGGTAATGCTGTAACCGCTGGCCGGGGTCTTCCTCCCTGAACCGGATATAGCGGGTATTCTGTTGGGCTAACAGTAAATGAGTTGATGACAACAATATCACCAACAGCCATAGCTTTCGATACATACTGCAGCAATATAAGAAAGAAGGGGCATTTCATCAATCGTCCAGCTTCAGTACGGCCAGGAAAGCTTCCTGGGGTACTTCCACGTTACCGATCTGGCGCATGCGCTTCTTACCTTCCTTCTGCTTTTCCAGCAGTTTACGCTTACGGCTGATATCACCGCCATAACACTTGGCGGTAACGTCCTTACGCATAGCGGAGATGGTTTCCCGCGCCAGTACTTTAGCGCCAACGGCCGCCTGGATGGCAATCTGGAATTGCTGACGTGGTAAAAGCTCCTTTAGCTTCTCGCAGAGCCTGCGGCCAAATTCCTGCGAACGGCCACGGTGGATCAGGGCGCTGAGGGCATCCACTTTGTCATTGTTGAGCAGGATATCCATTTTTACGATATCACTTTCGCGGTAACCAATGGGATGGTAGTCGAAAGAAGCATAGCCACGGGTTTGGCTCTTCAGCTTATCATAGAAGTCGAATACGATCTCTGTAAGTGGCATTTCAAACTGCAGTTCTACCCGTGTAGTGGTCAGGTAGCTCTGGTTGAGCAGTATACCCCGCTTGCCAAGGCAAAGGGTCATGATATTACCAATATACTCTGGCTTGGTAATGATCTGAGCCTTGATGAAAGGCTCTTCAATCCGGTCTGTTTTTACCGGATCGGGAAACTCAGTAGGGTTGTTCACGATCACCTTCTCTCCTTTTGTGGTGTAGGCGATAAAGCTTACGTTGGGAACAGTGGTGATCACCGTTTGGTCAAACTCCCTTTCCAGTCGCTCCTGGATGATCTCCATGTGCAGCATGCCGAGGAATCCGCAACGGAAACCAAAGCCAAGGGCCTGGGAAGTTTCCAGTTCATAGGTAAGAGAAGCGTCATTTAACTGCAGTTTATCCATGCAATCACGCAATTCCTCAAACTCATCTGTATTGACGGGGAAGATGCCCGCGAATACCATGGGTTTCACTTCCTGGAAACCTTTAATGATCTCCTGGGTGGGATTGGCGGAAAGCGTAATGGTGTCCCCTACTTTTACCTCTTTGGCATTCTTGATACCGGTAATGATGTATCCTACATCGCCGCAGGTAACTTCTTTTTTCTCCGTCATCTTCAGCTTCAGGATACCCACTTCATCTGCTTCATACTCCTGTCCGGTAGACACGAATTTTACCTTATCACCTTTCCGGATAGAACCATTGACAATACGGTAGTACACAATGATACCCCGGAAACTATTGAATACGCTGTCAAAGATCAGGGCCTGCAGGGGATCGTCGGGCTTGCCTTTGGGGGCAGGGATACGTTCTACAATGGCCTCTAAAATGCCATCCACACCTATACCGGTACGGCCACTGGCCAGCAGGATGTCTTCCGGTTTGCAGCCAATCAATTCAATGATCTGGTCCTGCACCTCTTCGATCATGGCCCCGTCCATATCAATTTTATTGATAACGGGTATGATTTCCAGGTCATTATCTATAGCCAGGTACAGGTTGCTGATCGTTTGCGCCTGGATACCCTGGGTAGCATCTACCAGCAGCAGGGCGCCTTCGCAGGCGGCCAGGGCGCGGCTCACTTCATAGCTGAAGTCAACGTGGCCGGGTGTATCAATCAGGTTCAGGATGTACTCCTGACCGTCTTTATGCTTGTAATTGATCTGGATTGCGTGGCTCTTGATGGTAATACCCTTCTCCCTTTCCAGGTCCATATCATCCAGCACCTGGTCCATCATTTCCCGCTCACTGATCGTGTTCGTGGTTTGTAACAGTCTGTCTGCCAGGGTACTCTTTCCGTGGTCAATATGGGCGATAATACAAAAATTGCGGATATTCTTCATGTACGTTGCTTCCTCTGTTTAGGAGGTGCAAAAGTAGTTGATTTTGGGGAGTCTAAGCATAAAAAAGTCTCCCACACCCGGTGCGGAAGACTGTCAATATCTTGTTGGGAGAGCTATTAATTCTTATCGTATACAAACGTGTTCTTCGTTTCACCGCGTGGTGAAACGGAAGTCACATCGAGGGAGAGCGCTTTACCGCCTTCCAGCAGCTTCCAGATCTCTGTTGTTTTTATTTCAAAAGTATTGCCGTCGCGCTCAAAATTGATCGTGGAATTAATCGTCAGCTCTTCTCCGCCGGCGCTCCAGGTGGAAGTGGATACTTTTTTGGAGTTGCCAAATACCGTGCTTTCTGTGGGCTTGCCATCAAACGTGACCTTTTCAGAAGTGGTTCTTGCTTCCCCATTGGGCGTATTGGAAGTACGCTCTATCACAAGGGCATCACCATCGGCGGTGACTTTGATCTTTTGGGCATTCATCCGGAAACGTCCTTCACTGAGCTTGCTTTTCTTCTCATTGAAAGTCCATTCCCCTTTAAAATCGGCATTAACGATAAGGCTGGCAGCACTGCCCATGATAGCAATGCCCACCAATAAAATGGCGGCGAATCGGGTCTTCATAAACCTGGTTTTGAGTGTGTTAAAAGGAAAGAAAGTTAGGATTTATCTTTTAATCTCCGCTGCATATAATTTTTATTAATTTGTACGTTAATAACCCTTTCGCAAACACTATTTTCCTGCAGACCACCTCCTGCTTATCCCATTAAGGGAAATCAATAACACCATTGGGAAACATTATCAAAACCTTGCCGGTATAACCTGTTTGTAGTCAACCTATGCCAGACAGGTATACGATTTGAAAAAAGAGATAGGTGTCAGGCTGAGCCTGTCGAAGCCCTTCGACAAGCTCAGGGTGACAATGCTGAATCCTGTACTTATGAACCCACTTGTACCCAACCGTAAACAGATCATTGTATCTACTGTAAGCGTGGCCTTTCCGGATTACTTCCTGAGAAGGCGCGTACTGATCACCCTGCTGTTATTGACAGCCTTCTACCTGCGCATCAACGCGCAGGCAGTATCAGAAGTCATCACCGATTATAATGGCTATTGGAAAAGCCGGCAGAACAGTATCAGCCCTGTAAAGCCCGATAACAGCCACAACATGCTGGCCTTTACCTTCAATGGCACCCGCTACTCCACCGGTGTGAACGATGCCCTGCTCACTTCCAGGGGCGA includes:
- the lepA gene encoding translation elongation factor 4 encodes the protein MKNIRNFCIIAHIDHGKSTLADRLLQTTNTISEREMMDQVLDDMDLEREKGITIKSHAIQINYKHKDGQEYILNLIDTPGHVDFSYEVSRALAACEGALLLVDATQGIQAQTISNLYLAIDNDLEIIPVINKIDMDGAMIEEVQDQIIELIGCKPEDILLASGRTGIGVDGILEAIVERIPAPKGKPDDPLQALIFDSVFNSFRGIIVYYRIVNGSIRKGDKVKFVSTGQEYEADEVGILKLKMTEKKEVTCGDVGYIITGIKNAKEVKVGDTITLSANPTQEIIKGFQEVKPMVFAGIFPVNTDEFEELRDCMDKLQLNDASLTYELETSQALGFGFRCGFLGMLHMEIIQERLEREFDQTVITTVPNVSFIAYTTKGEKVIVNNPTEFPDPVKTDRIEEPFIKAQIITKPEYIGNIMTLCLGKRGILLNQSYLTTTRVELQFEMPLTEIVFDFYDKLKSQTRGYASFDYHPIGYRESDIVKMDILLNNDKVDALSALIHRGRSQEFGRRLCEKLKELLPRQQFQIAIQAAVGAKVLARETISAMRKDVTAKCYGGDISRKRKLLEKQKEGKKRMRQIGNVEVPQEAFLAVLKLDD
- a CDS encoding PH domain-containing protein, which translates into the protein MRTPLQKDETILLVTHRSWLQLIVPVLLLVTGIAASVLIGFVQYWGWIAALAGALYCLFAWWSWKVDIWVVTNYRVIDETGLLNHYAKESPLEKINNVSYDQTIWGRIFNYGHVEIQTAAEIGATDYYNVHSPKRLKDTITLAQSEYKNLQLTSQAKQMAAAMGWASTTTTATSAAVGAPTHNIASELEKLFQLKQQGILTEEEYNKAKNKLLGQ